Proteins encoded by one window of Streptomyces uncialis:
- a CDS encoding MetQ/NlpA family ABC transporter substrate-binding protein, with protein MRNAAKITTAALAAGALTLGLTACGADQDSGSDGPLRIAATATPQAEILAYIKDNLAKKADLELEVKEFTDYVAPNTAVQQGELDANYFQHKPYLDDFNKENGTDIVPVPGATVHLEPLGVYAKDLKDLADLKKGATIAVPNDTTNEARSLQLLAENGVIELKEGVGFAATPKDITANPKDLKFKELEAAVVPRSLEDVDAAVINGNYAIEADLSPAKDAIAAESAKDNPYGNFLAVKKGDEDDPRVKKLAGLLTSPEVKKFIEEKYDGAVLAAF; from the coding sequence GTGCGTAACGCCGCCAAGATCACCACCGCCGCCCTCGCCGCCGGAGCCCTCACCCTCGGGCTCACCGCCTGCGGCGCGGACCAGGACTCCGGCTCGGACGGTCCCCTGCGGATCGCCGCGACCGCCACCCCGCAGGCCGAGATCCTCGCGTACATCAAGGACAACCTCGCGAAGAAGGCCGACCTGGAGCTGGAGGTGAAGGAGTTCACGGACTACGTCGCCCCCAACACCGCCGTCCAGCAGGGCGAACTCGACGCCAACTACTTCCAGCACAAGCCCTACCTTGACGACTTCAACAAGGAGAACGGCACCGACATCGTCCCCGTGCCCGGCGCGACGGTGCATCTGGAGCCGCTCGGTGTGTACGCCAAGGATCTGAAGGACCTCGCGGACCTCAAGAAGGGCGCCACCATAGCCGTCCCCAACGACACCACCAACGAGGCCCGCTCCCTTCAGCTCCTCGCCGAGAACGGCGTCATCGAGCTCAAGGAGGGCGTCGGATTCGCGGCGACCCCCAAGGACATCACCGCCAACCCGAAGGACCTCAAGTTCAAGGAGCTGGAGGCCGCCGTGGTGCCCCGCTCCCTGGAGGACGTCGACGCCGCGGTGATCAACGGCAACTACGCGATCGAGGCGGACCTGAGCCCCGCCAAGGACGCCATCGCCGCCGAGAGCGCGAAGGACAACCCGTACGGGAACTTCCTCGCGGTCAAGAAGGGCGACGAGGACGACCCCCGGGTCAAGAAGCTCGCCGGCCTGCTGACCTCGCCCGAGGTGAAGAAGTTCATCGAGGAGAAGTACGACGGCGCCGTCCTCGCCGCCTTCTGA
- a CDS encoding MetQ/NlpA family ABC transporter substrate-binding protein, which yields MRTTRALTAAAAVTALAVALTACGSGSSDGGDDGTLVVGATAVPAGEVLAYVKDNLAKKAGLDLEIKEFTDYVLPNTALQEGSLGANLYQHKPFLDDFNKSKNTDLVPVTEVYLPPMGLYSEKVGDIADLPDGATVAVPNDTTNEGRAFQLLAAQGLIELKKDAGPTAGPSDVAVNPKKLVFKELDPAQLPRSLGDVEAAVVNNNYALDAGLSPKKDSILLESAEGNPYNNVLAVKKGDEDDPRVKKLSDLLTSPEVAAFIEKKYQGSVLPAGKN from the coding sequence ATGCGCACCACCCGAGCACTGACCGCCGCCGCGGCCGTGACCGCCCTCGCCGTCGCACTCACGGCCTGCGGTTCCGGCTCCTCGGACGGCGGTGACGACGGCACCCTCGTCGTCGGCGCCACCGCCGTCCCGGCCGGTGAGGTCCTGGCCTACGTCAAGGACAACCTCGCGAAGAAGGCCGGTCTCGACCTGGAGATCAAGGAGTTCACGGACTACGTCCTGCCGAACACCGCCCTCCAGGAAGGCTCCCTCGGCGCCAACCTGTACCAGCACAAGCCGTTCCTCGACGACTTCAACAAGTCGAAGAACACCGACCTCGTCCCGGTCACCGAGGTCTATCTGCCGCCCATGGGCCTGTACTCCGAGAAGGTCGGCGACATAGCCGACCTGCCGGACGGCGCCACCGTGGCCGTCCCCAACGACACCACCAACGAGGGCCGCGCGTTCCAGCTGCTCGCCGCCCAGGGCCTCATCGAACTGAAGAAGGACGCGGGCCCCACCGCCGGCCCCTCCGATGTCGCCGTGAACCCCAAGAAGCTCGTCTTCAAGGAACTGGACCCGGCGCAGCTGCCGCGCTCCCTGGGCGATGTCGAGGCCGCCGTCGTGAACAACAACTACGCCCTCGACGCGGGCCTCAGCCCCAAGAAGGACTCCATCCTGCTGGAGAGCGCCGAGGGCAACCCGTACAACAACGTCCTCGCGGTGAAGAAGGGCGACGAGGACGACCCCCGGGTCAAGAAGCTCTCCGACCTGCTGACCTCGCCCGAGGTCGCCGCGTTCATCGAGAAGAAGTACCAGGGCTCCGTGCTGCCCGCCGGGAAGAACTGA
- a CDS encoding GNAT family N-acetyltransferase: MTTTFPDISLSTERLVLRPFEEADAPALTEMMNDELVTMWTSVPHPYTADDAHAWITEGAPGERTSGDGIVFAVTEFLTQRLVGIVHLRHADWRLRAAELAYVVAPWARGEGYASEASLATAGWLFRDQKFERLELRTAADNAAAQQVAQKIGCISEGVLRGAWIARARTDDGGGWTEQRTDLIVWSLLPEDLEGAGEQFAGASEYTAFSDWN, from the coding sequence ATGACAACCACCTTCCCCGACATCTCCCTCAGCACGGAACGGTTGGTCCTGCGCCCCTTCGAGGAGGCGGACGCACCGGCCCTCACGGAGATGATGAACGACGAACTCGTCACCATGTGGACCTCCGTCCCGCACCCCTACACCGCGGACGACGCCCACGCCTGGATCACCGAAGGCGCCCCCGGCGAACGCACCTCGGGGGACGGGATCGTGTTCGCCGTCACCGAGTTCCTCACCCAGCGGCTGGTGGGCATCGTCCACCTCCGGCACGCCGACTGGCGTCTGCGCGCCGCCGAACTCGCCTATGTCGTCGCCCCCTGGGCGCGCGGTGAGGGCTACGCGTCCGAGGCGTCGCTCGCCACCGCCGGGTGGCTGTTCCGCGACCAGAAGTTCGAGCGCCTGGAACTGCGCACCGCCGCCGACAACGCCGCCGCCCAGCAGGTCGCGCAGAAGATCGGCTGCATCAGCGAGGGCGTCCTGCGCGGCGCCTGGATAGCACGGGCGCGCACCGACGACGGCGGCGGCTGGACCGAGCAGCGCACCGACCTGATCGTGTGGAGCCTGCTGCCCGAGGACCTGGAGGGCGCGGGCGAGCAGTTCGCCGGGGCGAGCGAGTACACCGCCTTCTCCGACTGGAACTGA
- the cbiE gene encoding precorrin-6y C5,15-methyltransferase (decarboxylating) subunit CbiE, translating to MADRVTVIGWDGSPLGAGARSALAAATLVAGAAHHLAFPEVPERAERVRLGSVSLAARRIAAHRGTAVVFADGDPGFFGVVRALRDPEFGLEVEVVAAPSAVAQAFARAGMPWDDAEVVVAHRRTLRRAVNVCRAHTKVAVLTSPGAGPAELGLLLEGVHRTFVVCEELGTTSERVTVVTSDKAADRTWRDPNVVIVIGGTAAPGSGWIAGRDPAAGPRGWALPAHVHGPGLRESENDRLRAAQLARLGPRVGDLVWDIGSASGAFAVEAARFGAAVIAVDQDPDACARTTAAARRFGVQIQTVHGRAPHVLENLPEPDVVRVAGGGPAVVSAVADRRPERIVTHAATRDIAERLGRDLVEHGYDVECALLQSVELDTRVWTEKERTVGFLLSGSLPDRAP from the coding sequence ATGGCCGACCGGGTCACGGTGATCGGCTGGGACGGCTCACCGCTCGGCGCCGGGGCGCGCTCGGCGCTCGCCGCCGCCACCCTGGTCGCCGGAGCCGCGCACCACCTCGCCTTCCCCGAGGTACCCGAACGCGCCGAACGCGTCCGGCTCGGCAGCGTCTCCCTCGCCGCCCGCCGGATCGCCGCCCACCGCGGCACCGCCGTCGTGTTCGCCGACGGCGACCCCGGCTTCTTCGGGGTCGTACGGGCCCTGCGCGACCCCGAGTTCGGCCTGGAGGTCGAGGTCGTGGCCGCGCCCTCGGCCGTCGCGCAGGCGTTCGCCCGCGCGGGCATGCCCTGGGACGACGCCGAGGTCGTCGTCGCCCACCGCCGGACGCTGCGCCGGGCGGTCAACGTCTGCCGTGCCCACACCAAGGTCGCCGTCCTCACCTCGCCCGGCGCGGGCCCCGCCGAACTCGGCCTGCTCCTCGAAGGCGTCCACCGCACCTTCGTCGTCTGCGAGGAACTCGGCACCACCAGCGAACGCGTCACCGTCGTCACCTCCGACAAGGCCGCCGACCGCACCTGGCGCGACCCCAACGTCGTCATCGTCATCGGCGGCACCGCCGCCCCCGGCTCCGGCTGGATCGCCGGCCGCGACCCCGCCGCCGGCCCGCGCGGCTGGGCCCTGCCCGCCCACGTCCACGGCCCCGGACTGCGGGAGAGCGAGAACGACCGGCTGCGCGCCGCCCAACTCGCCCGTCTCGGCCCCCGGGTCGGCGACCTCGTCTGGGACATCGGCTCCGCGAGCGGCGCCTTCGCCGTCGAGGCGGCCCGCTTCGGCGCCGCCGTCATCGCCGTCGACCAGGACCCCGACGCCTGCGCCCGGACCACCGCCGCGGCCCGCCGTTTCGGCGTCCAGATCCAGACCGTCCACGGCCGCGCCCCCCATGTACTGGAGAATCTTCCCGAACCCGATGTCGTGCGTGTCGCGGGCGGCGGACCCGCCGTGGTCTCCGCCGTCGCGGACCGCCGCCCCGAGCGCATCGTCACCCACGCGGCCACCCGCGACATCGCCGAACGCCTCGGCCGTGACCTGGTCGAACACGGGTACGACGTCGAATGTGCCCTGCTCCAGTCCGTGGAACTCGACACCCGGGTCTGGACGGAGAAGGAACGGACGGTCGGATTCCTGCTCTCCGGCAGCCTTCCCGACCGCGCCCCCTGA
- the cobT gene encoding nicotinate-nucleotide--dimethylbenzimidazole phosphoribosyltransferase, whose product MTDTGRIPGEALPDNAGEGVAAGSVQGRAAERHGPDTPGPYPYPGPAEPPADDDQLLMPGSQGAWSDTPGGTGLFPSADAYPPVVHTTSAPPVPVQQTPPPDARYPAPVPGPPVPEPAQAPVGENVHAVAPAPVLSVPTSLETPDDDEPPNPYEAEAPVTAEHPATPTATAPAPGQPSGAAAVAQEQTAEPAAQESPGHEPGPHETGGRDSGAVDLTDVRTPGAHAASAPGTARRPLHLGPPTPDTASSPVRSLSDRGPAGSRRGSVKVRRQAEQAPQSEPSQAQQTGAPEYLDAPHPGAPLPGPQLAEIPPQGGAPWGPAPGAPETQAGEAAAQSAPVAPSTTPFPPAPDATTAVPTMDGDQVMASPADTGAVLVPDAAFAAPGALPAEDPAPEAPAYAVAEDPAAAPTAPTAADASAVAAVPSQGPQSIGDAPVPDADAIAPPLPTGTTGTPAGELTDGRGLQLDLQEQERAPAAGAATDGTPVDGTSGAQAGPVTAPVAEPSVTEPPVTEPTGQFVPVEGFVPTTPHLAPTPPRGTPLPVPAQAGAPGSAPSPLAPATDGTAAPAAPEPDPAVTPDASVPAEAPVPTASDEAEAAQAVEPQPDGTPVAGTPAPDAPRAPEPTVDAVVVEPAVDTAPVPDETPVANGTPVADAADVVDQVDVVDQAPPAPDAPTPDAVQVTEPDPTADPTADPTAEVPGGPTAAVDAAVGAGAGAGADVDVDVEQSVVEAPAPQEQPVPLPDTTVTEATVPDPTVPEATVAEAPVTDAEPSAVEGPVTASVTGPGEATPTEDPVAGTAAPTPAQAQAPAQAQASDQALAGTEAVGPEAADQPASAPATVETTETVAPEAETVPGAPTDSAEDPTTPVVTDTVTGTTPAATADSPDTPDAPALQPHPHPHPHPHPQEADSEVTHAAPRTDPETPESGSGLAPDAPLPAAAPQTPVAPVAPDATAGTPASPSVTSVTGTNAPEPSTDAVTDGPTEAQDAHEAPDPAGTPDAPGTTEATQPAAGPAPTDEVTQAPAQAAPETAAPEEADAAATAPAADATTEDATPPAAETVTPEPAAPATVEAEAPDGSAEMASPEEAAATAPETPETPETPEKADSPDDTPGAEQPSSRPAAPAYDDAERDAVLRVMRERRDIRNGFRPDPIPHEVLLRVLEAAHTAPSVGHSQPWDFVVIRSAETRQAMHELAERQRDAYARSLPKGRAKQFKELKIEAILDTPVNIVVTADPTRGGRHTLGRHSQPRMAPYSSALAVENLWLAARAEGLGVGWVSFFDEREMVRALDLPEHLEVVAYLCVGYVDEFPEEPELAQSGWAKRRPLSWVVHEETYGRRALPGEDPHDLLAETVAAIRPLDAKALGEAWERQKRMTKPAGALGMLEIISAQLSGLSRMCPPPIPEPAAVAVFAGDHGVHAQGVTPWPQEVTGQMVANFLGGGAVCNAFANQVGAEVCVIDVGVAADLPATPGLLPRKVRAGTGDMTTGPALTREEVKAAVEVGIETARDLVAAGNKALLTGEMGIANTTASAALIAVYTGADPAEVTGRGTGINDETLARKTDVVRRALDLHRPDPADPIGVLAAVGGLEHAALVGLILGGASLRTPVILDGVSAGAAALVARAVAPEALAACIAGHRSAEPGHVAALNKLGLRPLIDLDLRLGEGTGALLALPLVQSAARAMHEVATFDSAGVTEK is encoded by the coding sequence ATGACCGACACCGGCCGGATTCCGGGCGAGGCACTGCCGGACAACGCCGGCGAGGGGGTCGCTGCCGGGTCCGTCCAGGGCCGGGCGGCGGAGCGGCACGGCCCGGACACCCCGGGCCCGTACCCGTACCCGGGCCCTGCGGAGCCCCCCGCCGACGACGATCAGCTCCTGATGCCCGGCTCCCAGGGCGCCTGGAGCGACACCCCGGGCGGTACGGGACTCTTCCCGTCCGCCGACGCCTACCCGCCGGTCGTCCACACCACCAGCGCACCCCCCGTACCGGTCCAGCAGACCCCGCCGCCGGACGCCCGGTACCCGGCGCCCGTCCCCGGGCCTCCGGTGCCGGAGCCTGCGCAGGCACCCGTGGGGGAGAACGTCCACGCCGTGGCGCCCGCCCCGGTCCTGTCGGTGCCCACCTCGCTGGAGACACCCGACGACGACGAGCCCCCGAACCCGTACGAGGCCGAGGCACCCGTGACCGCCGAGCACCCCGCCACGCCCACCGCCACCGCACCGGCCCCCGGACAGCCGTCCGGCGCCGCCGCCGTGGCCCAGGAGCAGACCGCCGAGCCCGCCGCGCAGGAATCCCCCGGGCATGAACCCGGTCCGCACGAGACGGGCGGCCGGGACAGCGGCGCCGTCGATCTGACGGACGTCCGCACCCCCGGCGCGCACGCCGCCTCCGCGCCGGGGACCGCCCGGCGCCCGCTGCACCTCGGCCCGCCCACCCCGGACACCGCCTCCAGCCCCGTACGCTCGCTCTCCGACCGGGGACCGGCCGGTTCCCGCCGGGGGTCGGTCAAGGTCCGCAGGCAGGCCGAGCAGGCACCGCAGTCCGAGCCGTCGCAGGCGCAGCAGACCGGCGCGCCCGAATACCTCGACGCGCCGCACCCCGGCGCCCCGCTGCCCGGCCCCCAGCTCGCGGAGATCCCGCCGCAGGGCGGCGCCCCCTGGGGTCCCGCGCCCGGCGCTCCGGAGACCCAGGCCGGGGAAGCCGCCGCGCAGAGCGCACCGGTGGCCCCGTCCACCACACCGTTCCCCCCCGCCCCCGACGCCACGACCGCCGTGCCGACGATGGACGGCGACCAGGTGATGGCGTCCCCCGCCGACACCGGGGCCGTGCTGGTGCCGGACGCCGCGTTCGCCGCGCCGGGCGCGCTGCCCGCCGAGGACCCCGCGCCCGAGGCGCCCGCGTACGCCGTCGCCGAGGACCCGGCCGCCGCGCCGACCGCGCCGACCGCAGCGGACGCGTCCGCCGTCGCCGCCGTGCCGTCCCAGGGACCGCAGAGCATCGGTGACGCCCCCGTGCCCGACGCGGACGCCATCGCCCCGCCGCTGCCCACCGGCACGACGGGGACACCGGCGGGCGAGCTCACCGACGGCCGAGGACTCCAGCTCGACCTCCAGGAGCAAGAGCGCGCGCCCGCCGCCGGTGCGGCCACCGACGGCACGCCCGTCGACGGTACGAGTGGCGCCCAGGCCGGGCCGGTCACCGCGCCTGTGGCCGAGCCCTCGGTGACGGAACCCCCGGTGACGGAACCGACCGGACAGTTCGTCCCGGTCGAGGGCTTCGTCCCGACCACCCCGCACCTCGCGCCGACGCCGCCGCGCGGGACTCCCCTGCCGGTCCCGGCCCAGGCCGGAGCCCCCGGGAGCGCGCCGTCCCCCTTGGCCCCGGCCACGGACGGCACCGCCGCACCCGCCGCCCCCGAGCCGGACCCGGCCGTCACCCCGGACGCCTCCGTGCCCGCCGAGGCACCCGTGCCGACCGCGTCGGACGAGGCCGAGGCCGCTCAGGCCGTCGAACCGCAGCCGGACGGTACGCCCGTGGCGGGAACTCCCGCGCCGGACGCTCCGCGGGCACCGGAACCGACGGTGGACGCGGTCGTGGTGGAACCGGCGGTGGACACGGCTCCCGTGCCGGATGAGACGCCCGTGGCGAACGGGACGCCCGTGGCCGATGCGGCCGACGTGGTGGACCAGGTCGACGTGGTGGACCAGGCTCCGCCCGCCCCGGACGCCCCGACCCCGGACGCCGTCCAGGTGACGGAACCGGACCCGACGGCGGACCCGACGGCGGACCCGACGGCCGAGGTACCTGGAGGGCCGACCGCCGCTGTTGATGCCGCTGTTGGTGCCGGTGCCGGTGCCGGTGCCGATGTCGATGTCGATGTCGAGCAGAGCGTGGTCGAGGCCCCGGCGCCCCAGGAGCAGCCCGTTCCGCTGCCTGACACGACCGTCACCGAGGCGACCGTGCCTGACCCGACCGTGCCCGAGGCGACCGTCGCCGAGGCGCCGGTCACCGACGCGGAGCCGTCCGCCGTCGAGGGTCCCGTCACCGCGTCCGTGACCGGGCCCGGCGAGGCCACGCCCACCGAGGACCCCGTCGCCGGGACAGCCGCACCGACCCCGGCACAGGCGCAGGCCCCGGCACAGGCGCAGGCTTCGGACCAGGCACTGGCCGGGACCGAGGCCGTCGGCCCCGAAGCAGCCGACCAGCCCGCGTCCGCCCCGGCCACCGTGGAGACCACGGAGACCGTCGCTCCCGAGGCAGAGACCGTCCCCGGTGCCCCCACGGACTCCGCCGAGGACCCCACTACCCCCGTCGTCACGGACACGGTGACCGGCACCACCCCCGCCGCGACAGCCGACTCGCCGGACACCCCCGACGCACCGGCCCTCCAGCCCCACCCCCACCCGCACCCGCACCCGCACCCGCAAGAAGCCGACAGCGAAGTGACCCACGCAGCCCCCCGGACGGACCCGGAGACCCCGGAGTCCGGGTCCGGCCTCGCACCGGACGCACCCCTGCCCGCCGCCGCACCGCAGACACCCGTGGCGCCCGTGGCGCCCGACGCGACGGCCGGTACCCCCGCGTCCCCGTCCGTCACCTCCGTCACCGGTACGAACGCCCCCGAGCCGTCCACCGACGCCGTCACGGACGGTCCGACGGAGGCCCAGGACGCCCACGAGGCCCCGGACCCCGCAGGCACCCCGGACGCGCCTGGAACCACCGAGGCCACGCAGCCCGCCGCCGGGCCCGCGCCGACGGACGAGGTCACCCAGGCCCCCGCCCAGGCGGCACCGGAGACAGCCGCCCCCGAGGAAGCCGACGCAGCCGCCACCGCCCCGGCCGCCGACGCGACCACCGAGGACGCGACGCCCCCCGCCGCGGAGACCGTCACCCCGGAGCCCGCCGCCCCGGCCACGGTCGAAGCCGAGGCCCCGGACGGCAGCGCCGAGATGGCATCCCCCGAGGAAGCCGCCGCGACCGCCCCGGAGACCCCGGAGACCCCGGAGACCCCGGAGAAGGCGGACAGCCCGGACGACACCCCCGGCGCCGAGCAGCCGTCGTCCCGTCCCGCCGCCCCCGCCTACGACGACGCCGAACGCGACGCCGTACTGCGGGTCATGCGGGAACGCCGCGACATCCGCAACGGCTTCCGGCCGGACCCGATCCCGCACGAAGTCCTGCTGAGGGTGCTGGAGGCCGCGCACACCGCGCCGTCCGTCGGGCACTCGCAGCCCTGGGACTTCGTCGTCATCCGGTCCGCCGAGACCCGGCAGGCCATGCACGAACTGGCCGAGCGCCAGCGCGACGCGTACGCCAGGTCCCTGCCCAAGGGCCGTGCGAAGCAGTTCAAGGAACTGAAGATCGAGGCGATCCTCGACACCCCGGTGAACATCGTCGTCACCGCCGACCCGACCCGGGGCGGCCGGCACACCCTCGGCCGCCACTCCCAGCCCCGGATGGCGCCCTACTCCTCGGCGCTCGCCGTCGAGAACCTCTGGCTCGCGGCCCGTGCCGAGGGCCTCGGTGTGGGCTGGGTCAGCTTCTTCGACGAGCGGGAGATGGTCCGCGCCCTCGATCTGCCCGAACACCTGGAGGTCGTCGCCTACCTGTGCGTCGGGTACGTCGACGAGTTCCCGGAGGAGCCCGAGCTCGCCCAGTCGGGCTGGGCCAAGCGCCGCCCGCTGTCCTGGGTCGTCCACGAGGAGACGTACGGCCGCCGCGCGCTGCCCGGCGAGGACCCGCACGACCTGCTCGCCGAGACCGTCGCCGCCATCCGCCCGCTGGACGCCAAGGCGCTCGGCGAGGCATGGGAGCGGCAGAAGCGGATGACCAAGCCCGCCGGGGCGCTCGGCATGCTGGAGATCATCTCCGCGCAGCTCAGCGGGCTCTCCCGGATGTGCCCGCCGCCCATCCCGGAGCCCGCGGCCGTCGCGGTCTTCGCGGGCGACCACGGTGTCCACGCCCAGGGTGTGACGCCCTGGCCGCAGGAGGTCACCGGCCAGATGGTCGCGAACTTCCTCGGCGGCGGCGCGGTCTGCAACGCCTTCGCGAACCAGGTCGGCGCCGAGGTCTGCGTCATCGACGTCGGGGTCGCCGCCGACCTGCCCGCGACCCCGGGGCTGCTGCCCCGCAAGGTCCGGGCCGGTACGGGCGACATGACCACCGGGCCCGCGCTCACCCGCGAAGAGGTCAAGGCCGCCGTCGAGGTCGGCATCGAGACCGCCCGCGACCTGGTCGCGGCGGGCAACAAGGCACTCCTGACGGGCGAGATGGGCATCGCCAACACCACCGCGTCGGCCGCCCTGATCGCCGTCTACACCGGCGCCGACCCGGCCGAGGTCACCGGCCGCGGCACCGGCATCAACGACGAGACCCTGGCCCGCAAGACGGATGTCGTCCGGCGCGCCCTGGACCTGCACCGGCCGGACCCCGCCGACCCCATCGGCGTCCTCGCGGCCGTCGGCGGTCTCGAACACGCCGCCCTCGTCGGTCTGATCCTCGGCGGAGCCTCGCTGCGCACCCCCGTCATCCTGGACGGGGTCAGCGCGGGCGCCGCCGCCCTGGTCGCCCGCGCGGTCGCCCCCGAGGCGCTGGCCGCCTGCATCGCGGGCCACCGCAGCGCCGAACCGGGCCATGTCGCGGCGCTGAACAAGCTGGGTCTGCGCCCGCTGATCGACCTGGACCTCCGGCTGGGGGAGGGCACGGGCGCGCTGCTCGCCCTGCCGCTGGTGCAGAGCGCGGCCCGCGCGATGCACGAGGTCGCCACCTTCGACTCGGCCGGGGTCACCGAGAAGTAG
- the cobA gene encoding uroporphyrinogen-III C-methyltransferase, whose translation MPSPASDPAYPVGLRLTGRRVVVLGGGQVAQRRLPALIAAGADVQLISPSATPSVEAMADTGEITWHRRRYEDGDLADAWYVLVATQNRDANTRASAEAETRRVWCVRSDDADAATAWTPATGHSAGVTVAVLTTDAQGRDPRHTAAIRDAVVEGLRDGTLVARHHRARAASVALVGGGPGDPDLITVRGRRLLAEADVVIADRLGPRDLLAELPPHVEVIDAAKIPYGRFMAQEAINQALIDHARAGRTVVRLKGGDPFVFGRGMEEAEALVEAGIPYTVVPGISSSISVPGAAGIPVTHRGVAHEFTVVSGHVAPDDERSLVDWAALAALRGTLVVLMGVDKIGRIAQTLIAHGRAADTPVALVQEGTTAAQRRVDATLATVAETVVREGVRPPAVIVIGEVVRVGPDAPVAPGQHPVT comes from the coding sequence ATGCCCAGCCCCGCCAGTGACCCGGCGTACCCCGTCGGGCTCCGTCTCACCGGTCGCCGTGTCGTGGTGCTCGGCGGTGGCCAAGTGGCCCAGCGGCGGCTGCCGGCGCTCATCGCGGCGGGCGCCGACGTCCAGCTGATCTCCCCCTCCGCGACCCCGTCCGTCGAGGCCATGGCCGACACGGGGGAGATCACCTGGCACCGCCGCCGCTACGAGGACGGGGACCTGGCCGACGCCTGGTACGTCCTGGTGGCCACCCAGAACCGGGACGCCAACACCCGTGCGTCGGCGGAGGCCGAGACCCGCCGCGTCTGGTGCGTCCGCTCCGACGACGCCGACGCCGCCACCGCCTGGACCCCGGCCACCGGCCACAGCGCGGGCGTCACCGTCGCCGTCCTCACCACCGACGCGCAAGGGCGCGACCCCCGGCACACCGCGGCGATCCGCGACGCCGTGGTCGAGGGGCTGCGGGACGGCACCCTCGTCGCCCGGCACCACCGCGCCCGCGCCGCGTCGGTCGCCCTTGTCGGCGGCGGCCCCGGCGACCCCGACCTGATCACGGTACGAGGCCGCCGGCTGCTCGCGGAGGCGGACGTCGTCATCGCGGACCGGCTCGGCCCCCGCGACCTGCTCGCCGAACTGCCGCCGCACGTCGAGGTGATCGACGCGGCCAAGATCCCGTACGGCCGGTTCATGGCCCAGGAAGCCATCAACCAGGCGCTGATCGACCACGCCAGGGCGGGCCGGACGGTGGTCCGGCTCAAGGGCGGTGACCCGTTCGTCTTCGGCCGGGGCATGGAGGAGGCCGAGGCCCTGGTCGAGGCCGGTATCCCGTACACCGTCGTCCCCGGTATCTCCAGCTCGATCTCGGTGCCCGGCGCGGCGGGCATCCCCGTCACCCATCGCGGGGTCGCGCATGAGTTCACCGTCGTCAGCGGCCATGTGGCCCCCGACGACGAACGCTCCCTGGTCGACTGGGCCGCGCTCGCCGCCCTGCGCGGCACCCTGGTCGTCCTGATGGGCGTCGACAAGATCGGCCGGATCGCACAGACGCTGATCGCGCACGGCCGGGCCGCCGACACCCCCGTCGCCCTGGTCCAGGAGGGCACGACCGCCGCCCAGCGGCGCGTGGACGCGACGCTCGCGACCGTGGCGGAGACCGTGGTCCGTGAGGGGGTGCGCCCGCCCGCCGTCATCGTGATCGGTGAGGTGGTCCGCGTCGGCCCCGACGCCCCGGTCGCCCCCGGACAGCACCCCGTCACCTGA
- a CDS encoding TrmH family RNA methyltransferase, giving the protein MAELITVEDPDDPRLRDYTGLTDVELRRRREPAEGLFIAEGEKVIRRAKDAGYEMRSMMLSTKWVDAMRDVIDELPAPVYAVTPELAERVTGYHVHRGALASMQRKPLPTAAEVLAVTRRVVVMESVNDHTNIGAIFRSAAALGMDAVLLSPDCADPLYRRSVKVSMGAVFSVPYARLESWPRGLEEVRGAGFGLLALTPDEKAVTLDEAAPHRMDRVALMLGAEGDGLSARAMAAADTLVRIPMAHGVDSLNVGAAAAVAFYAVATGRPTP; this is encoded by the coding sequence GTGGCCGAACTCATCACCGTCGAGGACCCCGACGACCCCCGCCTGCGTGACTACACCGGGCTGACCGACGTCGAACTGCGGCGCAGACGCGAACCCGCCGAAGGACTGTTCATCGCCGAGGGCGAGAAGGTCATCCGCCGGGCGAAGGACGCCGGGTACGAGATGCGCTCCATGATGCTCTCGACCAAATGGGTCGACGCCATGCGCGACGTGATCGACGAACTCCCCGCCCCCGTCTACGCGGTCACCCCGGAACTGGCGGAACGCGTCACCGGCTACCACGTCCACCGGGGCGCCCTCGCGTCGATGCAGCGCAAGCCCCTGCCGACCGCCGCCGAGGTCCTGGCCGTCACCCGCCGGGTCGTGGTCATGGAGTCCGTGAACGACCACACCAACATCGGCGCGATCTTCCGTTCGGCGGCGGCCCTCGGCATGGACGCCGTCCTGCTCTCCCCGGACTGCGCGGACCCGCTCTACCGCCGCTCGGTGAAGGTGTCGATGGGCGCGGTGTTCTCCGTCCCCTACGCCCGTCTGGAGAGCTGGCCGCGCGGGCTGGAGGAGGTACGGGGAGCGGGCTTCGGGCTGCTGGCGCTCACCCCGGACGAGAAGGCCGTCACCCTGGACGAGGCCGCCCCGCACCGGATGGACCGGGTCGCCCTGATGCTCGGCGCCGAGGGCGACGGACTCTCCGCCAGGGCCATGGCCGCCGCCGACACCCTGGTCCGCATCCCGATGGCGCACGGGGTGGACTCACTGAACGTCGGCGCCGCGGCAGCGGTCGCCTTCTACGCGGTAGCCACCGGCCGCCCCACCCCCTGA